A region of the Sphaerodactylus townsendi isolate TG3544 linkage group LG15, MPM_Stown_v2.3, whole genome shotgun sequence genome:
TGCTGTGGTACGCGTGGGCGCCACGCTTGGGGGGCCCCTTGCCTCTGGGTCCTACCTTCTCCCCCCTGCTCCGGAAAGCTCCTTTTGCTGCGATCATTTCATACAGAGTTACTCCCAAAGTGAAGTAGTCCACGCTGTAATCATACTCCACCCCTTTCAGGAGCTCCGGGGCTGTAAATCCTGCAGGCGGGAGGGAGGAAGTAGAATTGAGTGCCAGCTGGGGAAGGTTTGCTctagccccccaccaccacctgagcCCCCTCCCCTAATACTCACCTGGTGTGCCTGCAAACCCTTTGGTCTTGTCTTGGCCTTCTGGGATTTCTATAGCCAAGCCTAAATCCGAAAGACGAACATGccctggaggggaagggaaatgttCTAAGACCGCCAGAAAGCCTCGGGCATTAAATaggaaaagggtttttaaaaatgcagagatTGGGTCAGTTGTTAAAATCCTAATCTCAAACGAACAAACCTGATTGGCCAAAAGAATCCTACACTGACTTTGACGGGCGATACTGTCGGAGCTTTGTTATTTTCAGTGTGTTTTCCCCGATTGCTTAGCAAACCCAGACTTTTGCCTCTCAGAGAAACCAAATCTTTCTGgggcagaggtctgcaatctgcagctctccagatgttcatggactacaaatcccatcagcccctgccagcatggccaattgtcgggggctgatgtgatttgtagtccatgaacatctggagagccgcaggttgcagacccctgtctggGGGGGTCTTCCTGACTTCCAGCATTTGGGTTTCTTTACCTGCATCATCCAGCAAGACGTTCTCCGGCTTGAGGTCCCGGTAGACGATGCGGTTCTGGTGAAGATGCTCCAGGCCACAGATAATCTGGGCCGAATAGAACATGGCCCGGGGCTCCTCAAAGCCGGGGTTGTCCTCATCTACATTGTACATGTGGTACCTGGAGAAGAAAATAGCATTCTGAAGAGGAAATATATTTCCACACACCTGCAGAATAAGAGCTTTCAAAATTGCTGTccaattttttcaaaatttttCAAAATTTTTCAAAATTCGATTTTTAAATATACTgcagtgtctctctctctctctctgtgtttgttttgCATACATTAtatcacaaaattttaaaacaggttGAATCCCAGTGTTAACCCTTTTTGTGAAGGAGCAGCAATTGGGGACCCAAGATCCAAATCTGGCCGCCTGAAATGTATCAGTCGCTTCCCTTGTTTGGCAACTCAAATGCAGGCAAGATGTGCGCAGGGGGAGGATCGGAGCTCTCTACCAATCCCTTTGAAAGATAAGGGAGTCCTCCTGGCAGGAGCGTACCGCCCAAGGGGAGATACAGGGTCAAACGTCCCTGGGTGGaaaccatttagtcacgtggggggcgtaaaaaaccccacgcccctcctccttccccctgggtccatacacagGCTTCAAAACAAGTGACTTGTAGACTTGGTGTAACCCGGGTGGcagaggggtgtgtggaaaactcagattttgcaccagactacattttccttagatacacCTTTGCCTCCTGATCCACCATATCTTTATCCCCAGTTACTGGCTCAATTTGCACTCTGGAAAATGCTGCTTGCCACCCCAAGCCAAATCCAGCAGATCCAgatagggtggccaacctccaggcaaggcctggagatCCCTTGTAATTGTATCTCGCTGCCAgtcaacagagaccagttccccgaCTTGAGGTTACGAGAAAGTTGACTTTGGCACATGGATCTGAACTAGGCAGCTGAAACCAGCTATGCAAGAGGCCCAGGACCTCCGCGCcaggggcaacccccccccccccgtggggcCACGCAAGAGGGTCTGGGGACTCAAGGCATTCTCACCTGAGGTCTCCCCCGTTCATCAACGTCATGACGAGGCAGAGGTCGTTCTTGGTCTGGAAGGCGTACGCCAACGTGACGATGAAGCGGCTGTGGACCTTGGCCAGGATCCGCTGCTCTATAATTGCACCCTGGGAGACAAGAAGCGAGATGTCCGGAGTCACCCGGGCTCTGCTGGCCCACGTCTCGGGCTCTGAGCCCACCGGAATTGCCGCATTCCAAGCCCTGTGGAGGTCAGGCGTGCCTTTCCATTTAATTCTCTTTGGGATGGAAAGTACTATCAAGCCACACCCAAGTTACAGCATCCCTGCGGAGCGGTGCTTCCCAaccttatctctctctctctctctctctctctctctctctctctctctatctatctatctatctatctatctatctatctatctatctatctatctatctatctatctatctatctatctatctatctatctatctatctatctatctatctatctatctatgttcTATGTTCTACCTTCTACTTtctatcatccatctatccatctatccttctatcttctctcttctctctctctctctctttctttcttctctctctctctctctctctctctctatctatctatgttCTATGTTCTACCTTCTACCTTCTATCctatcatccatctatccatctatccatctatccttcTATCATCTCTcttctatcatctctctctctctctctctgtctctctctctctatctatctatctatctatctaatctatctatcatATTTTTAGGCCGCCCTCCCcagcaggctcagggcagtgtacatcataattaaaacttaaaataaaatgtaaaacagtagtTCAAGCTGTAATTTTCACTTGTgaaccccttggcaacccattttcctaaaattgtacccttATATTAGCAAACtccttacataattttttttcttatgtacCCCCTAACGCTCTGGCACATACCCCTGGGGATACGCAAACCCCAGGCTGGGAACCATggccgtagagttttcaaggtgagagacagaggtagtttgccattgccctggacttgtattgtcgaaggctttcacggccgggatcactagagtgttgtgggttttctgggttgtatggccgggttccagtaatgccaggagaaaatgccactggaacacggccatacaacccagaaaacccacaacaccctggacttccttggtggtctcccatccaaatgaaCTGGGGtggactttgcttagcttctgagaactaaCCAGACCAGGTTAGCCCTAGGACATCCAGGCCAGGGTAGCCATTCCCCTTGTGAACCTCAGTGCCCTACTTCTCGACTCTTGAAGAGGCCTGCTTGCCACACACTCACAACCTTTTTGCCCATGTGTGCGTCCGGCTgttatagtttttaaaaggagagaagTGGAGGACTTTGCCCCCGCCCTGCTACATTTGTAAttcagcatggtgggcacagcaacaaaatggccgctgcaggaggcggagccaaacaCGAAATCTATGATTCTCTTATCTGTATGTTAAAATCTGTATAAGGCGGCTTCCTGGGTATGTGGCCCTTAACTCCGGCTGTACTGAACAAGGCCAGAGCATAAATTTAGTAAGGATGGGGCCTGGATACCAACTGTGGGACTTGTATGGCAATGAAGGGCAGGTGACGTTGGCGTCCCTTTTGGGATGGAGCACCAGCAAAGTGTCTAGGGGAGCTACAGCCTCTGCAGGTGAGAGCGGTCCCCGAGGGCATCGCACCCACAGCCCATCACACACTAGCAGAGGCTGGCTGGCCTCCTATGTCAAGGGTGGCCCCACCTGATCCTGCGTCCCTCCTGGCTTGGGAGTCATTGACACTGATGCGCTTTGACACCGTCTTCGCGGGACCTGCTGCCTGAGCTGGTGAGCACCTAAATCGCAAGCTTCTTTTGGACGGGGGATTAGGAAGGCTAATTTTATCAGGCTGGAAATAATTCCAAGAGAGGCAGAAGGGGGGTTAGctggggggatgggagggagggagcaactGTATAGCAGTGTGCATTGGTCCCATTGCAGCACCTGCCTGGGGAGGAGATGGCGTCTGGTTGTTCCCAATTTGGTACAAATCTACAAACGTCTGGTCCTTGGCTATAGCCACACagttgcaagaagaagaaggagaagaaggagaaggagaagaaggaggaggaggagaagaagaagaagaagaagaagaagaagaagaagaagaaagagaagagaagagaagagaagagaagagaagagaaggaaaagaaggaaaaaagaaaaaagagaaagaagagaagaagaaaaaagacaaagagaaaagaagaaaaagagaaaagaaggaaaagaaggaaaaaagagaaagagaagagaaggaaaagaaagaaaagaaggaaaaaagagaagagagaagagaagaaaaaagaagagaaaagagaaagagaaagaaaaaagagaaagagaaagagaagaagaaggataaggagaaaaagaaaaagaaaacgagaacgagaacgagaacgagaaggaagaagaagaagaaaaagaagaaaagagaaagagaaagagaaagagaaagagaaggaagaaggagaagaaggataaggagaagagaaagtaaaaagagaaagagaagagaagaaggagaaggagaagaaagagaagaaagagaaagaggagaggagaagaaaaaagaagaaaaagaaaaaagagaaagagaagaggagaggagaggagaggagagaagtaaggagcagaagaagaaaagagaaagagaaagaagagaaggaaggagaaggagaaggagaatgcacttcttcttcctcccacccaATTTGGATTTACTTCAAACGCCAATGAGCCGCCTCCCCCCTCCTCGCAAAAATGAGAGACGACAGGATCGGAACACAAGGGTATATGACCGACTGCCTCCTCACCTCGTAGCCCTGCCGCTTCTTGAGCCGTTTCTTGTTGAGCCGCTTGTTGGCGTACATCTTGCCCGTGGCCCGCATCTGGCAGGCGCACACCTCCCCGaagccccctttccccagcaCCCGGAAGTCCAGGAACCACTCGTCCGTCACGCTCTCGGCCTCCAGCCACTTGAACTGGAGGAAGCGAAGGAAGCAGAGGCTCTCCTTGTACTTGCCGAAGGCCTTCTCCTCCAGGAACTTCAGCAGATGCTGCTCGGACTCCTTGAAGAGGTCGCCGTGCCCGTGCTTGGCGTCCTCCTTCACCCTCATGATGGCCTTCTCCTCCAGGAAGGAGCAGAAGTCCTTGGAGGCCGAGTCAAAGTACTTGTTGAtgctctgctgggccttctgggGCCGCTCAGATGCCTCCGCCTGGCCGTAGTCCTCCATGTCCAGCCACAGGTTGCCCGCCGCCTTGAACTCGGTGGTCTCCTCGAGGAACTGCTGGAAGAGCTTCTTGCCGATGGGCTGCCTCACGCAGATGTAGTTGAAGCCCAGGTCCAAGGAATCCTTCAGGTGTTCACACTTGGAGATGTGAGCGAGCTTCAGTTTCGCCCGCATCCGCCGGTCCCGGCCGGAGCTCACGCAGCTACCGTCCAGTTCGAGGAAATACGTAGGGCCATTATTAGCCCTGCATGGTCTCGAGGCCACCGATGTCCATGTTGGCGGTGGGTCACCTGGGAGGCAGGGACAGAAAAGAGATGTTTGTGGCAGAGAGCCTTTGTACCCAGGGGGCAGCTCAGTTTCAACACCTGCTAGGGCTGCCAGtttcctggtggggcctggagttctccagcattcgttcgttcattcgttcgttcgttcgttcgctcgctcgctcgttcgttcgttgtttgtttgtttttcaaatttatataccgcccttccgtgaaaggctcagggcagtgtccaacatCAATCATACATTAAAATCAGTTCAAACAATCCCTGCCCATAATTAAAAGAACCACATATAAATGGCAGATGGCTTCGACGCCCACCCCTCCCGCTttcttgtgcccacgggaggccagatgtataCTGTATAGCGGGATAGCGATGTTACcacggctggccaaatgcctggcggaacaggtccgttttgcagaccctgcggacagtgatgggatgcaaaaattttagtaacaggtccccatggtggtgggattcaaacagtggcgtagcgccaatggggctgggcggggcacgatgggggcgtggccaggcattccaggggcggggcattcataatttctctgttactgtaaaaaactcttactgtaaaaaaaagttcctaatttccagctggtatctttctgtccataatttaaactcattatagcaagtcctgtcgtctcctgccaacagaaacaactacttctcctctaattgactgcctgtcaaatacttaatactttcaaatacttaattttgtttctagaaatcagaagaaggagactttccttaaacaaggaactttaccatatttctaaaacatgtttttaaaacagcccaacagggagaattatcccgttttctcccttagctaaccagccacataggaaacaacaggacttcatgatttttggatctaatggaatttctaacggaaaagaagacccaattagtcacccactctcggcacacacaagtaattagtaacccactctcgggaactggtgagaacctgctggatcccacctctgcctgcggaaactctgtatgtcccacagggccctgatctcacctgggagcctgttccaccaagtaggggccaggactgtaaagccggatcgctttggggccGGGAATCACCACTCCgaagagcggaggggcctagaggggcgatagagggagagacggtcccttagatcaCAACCTGATATCCAGCTTCCAGTCCAGTCACACTTTAGAGACCACAAGACTTTGGGGGTACAAACTTTTGAGACTCAGATCTCCCTTTATCAGACAGGGCGGAGCGCTGGCTCCCAAAAGTTGATACCTTGGAAATCTGGTTGGCCTCAGATCTAATTCTAGAGCAGAGCAACAtggcagaggtcagtttcccgGAAGGTCAGTTTACCGGAAGAAAACTGCTTTtctcttctttggagggtggcctcccagggcgtgattgattgattgattgattgattgattgattgattgattgattgattgattgattgattgattgattgattggatttgtagaccgcccaaggggctctgggcggtgcacaacaacgtcaacatatatacagtgtataacaaaggatcgcaatagtgaccacataaacaatagttacatttactaaaatccattaaaatccattaaaacagcggtcaatacaacaataacaggcgtcccataacccaaatttattaaaaagcctccccaaaaggagggaacggccggactcctccctaggagggtaacgtagATGTAAACAGAAATAGAATGGTAAAAATACGTGAGTAAGGGGGGGCGCGCTGAAGTTATACCTGCTGAAGTCAGACAGAGGTGATTGgttattgcttgcctctgcataacaataaTACAACACAATAACCTTTATCGGGCAGACTAATGTAAACAACATTGAGAAGTTGTTTACAACCTGACTGGAAACCGTTCCATCAGGGGTGGCGACAGATTGACCACAGTAAAACAAGTTATCAACAGGAAATAAAAGTTAAACCTTCTATAAACtattacaaatttaaaaaatggagaagagcCTGAATTTACAAcgttaaatatatatgtatatatatatatgtgtgtgtgttttaaaaaaggcCCGTGGTTATCTCTCTTTTGAAGAACGTGCAGGTACCTGCAAAAGAAACTTCGCAACTTCTTCAAGAATCTCAGCATCACTGCTGTTGAGGAAGAAAGCCAAGTTGGATGCTACGATGACCCCAGATTTGTCAGCGGATACACCGCAAAGCAACGGGGGCGTTTAACTTTTTCGTATTTTCGGCAATCAAATAAAATAGGGCTGATTGATTCCAGCTGATTCGGGCAGAGATCACAGACTCTGTCCTGGAGGGGAAACATCAAACTTTGCCCTAGTTAAGATCCATCTCTGTCTGGGCACAAAAAGATCGAGGTACTTGACGATATGCCTATGAGTAAGGGGGGGTGTTATGGAAAAATGGGGGACCTACTGAGGTCTGTCTCTTCCTCTAACGCTGCCCCTTTGTGgctccacacccccacacccccaggaACTTCCCAAACCAAAGCTGGCAACCACAGGCCCCAGGTGCGAGGagagaacaggacaaaataattttcgaagcagggcaggggagagaaagccTTTCTTGACTCAGTTAGGCCAATTGGGGTTCGGTGACCCCCAAATCGAGCTGCCAGCTCTGGTTggcagattcctggagatttgggaggaatGCCCTCGCAGGTGATTTTCAGGCCCATTTGGAGTGCTCTCTGCTCATGCTCAGGAGCGTATCTCCTTTTCACCTCTGGTCTCTCCCTCCAGGCCGTTCTTGCCTCGCACAACACCAAGGCCAAGACTCGCACCCCAAATGATTTACAACATGTGTCAATTCTGGAGGGCCCAAATTACAACAGGTGTAAATTTggagcccccctcctccccctggctGCACCCTGGCCCACGATTTTGGTTATAAAAATCTCAGAGAAGATTTTGCAGCTCTCCTACGTCTGCTGAAATGAGCCCTGATTCATAAAAGTTTTGCTGGAATAAAAATTAACGGTGAACGCGCCACTAAACTCCTCTTTCATTATGACACTAGCAGCCGCGCGATCGATCTGTGCTGTGCGTGGAttcccttagggcaggggtcttcaaacgatggccctccaggtgttcaggaactacagttcccatcagccctgccacttggccatgctggcagaggctgatgggaattgtagtccatgaacatctggagggccatagttcgAAGACCTCTGCATTAGGGGAACATGGCGGGAGGACTGAGGCTCTTCTACGACATCTTAGGAAGGAGGATAAGGTGAACTGTGCCTTTTTCGGGTCTAAAAAGGGTCCCCCTTTCGGAGTCCTCTGAAATAGGTAGAAACAGGACTACCCCCTTGTAAGTTCATGCACAATAGAATAGTATTACAGGCATCAAACCTAGAAAGTGACTTTTTGGAAGCTCCATGCACCACTCGAGATAGCTGGGTTCATTTTCCACACTACTGGAAAACACAAACAAAGAATCTGTCCTGCCATCTTCAGGTAGGCCCTGACATTTCGATTTGAGCCCAGCATACCCGTATCAGTTCCAGACTCTCCAGAACGGATGCTCCCCTTCTCTTCCGCATTTCTTCCTGCAGTAACACAATGGCATGAATGGCGCAAGATTTCGTGGTGAATCGGCACTTGATTCAGACCGCTGCTAACCACAGAGCCTGTCACGCACATTTTTGACTCTGTGGCTCCAGAGCAGAGACCCCCCTCCTTCTGAACCTGTGGGCGCCTTTGGAATTCTCATGCCGCATGAAGCAGAACTACACCCACCCAGAGGGAGCCCAaatgcaggagagaaaagaaatgatttgaaaatatactgggaaagaggagcggagagaagaaagcagtgaCGGACGCTCTAACGGAGACAACCtgactttggggtgctgtgtggtttccgggctgtctggccgtgttctagcagcatcctctcctgacgtttcgcctgcatctgtggctggcatcttcagaggatctgaagatgtaTATATCACAGTAtatctactccacttgctttccattcctaccatcagatcctctgaagatgccagccacagatgcaggcgaaacgtcaggagagaacgctgctagaacacagccagacagcccggaaaccacacagcaccccagtgattccgaccgtgaaagccttcgatcaCCTGACTTTGATTTGCAAGCCATTCAGCTCTCCGGTGGCcaaccagaagccttgctgagcaagaccccatgtggccatgccccctttccaaaaacaatgtgtgggcaccagaaaaggtgttgggcACTAGGGTGCCCATGGGCGCCCTTTTGGAGATGCCTGGTCTAGAGAGGTGGTTGCCAGCAGACTCCCGCCAAAGTGCCACAGGCGCCAGGATTTTTCGGTGGTGCCCACCGTTCTGTACGGCCGGAAGCCCCCGTCTTTCTGCATAGCTCGGGGTCCCATGCCCTCTGTGCAGCAGCAGCCTTGCCACATTTGGGTTGGCACAGGTGCCTCCAAATGCAGCCAGCCTGACGCCGGGTAGCTACACGCTGGACAGCAAAGATTGCCACCCAGGGGGGCGGCTCAGTTTTAATAGTCTTTGTGCTGAGGAAGCTCTAGACTCCTCGAAATAGTCGCCCACTTCTTAAAATAGACTCTTTCCCTGCAGTGCTTTCCCTGCGGAGGCTGGACGCAGTGTCAGCTCacggtgcgtgtgtgcggtggggggggggggtgtggcggCGAGAGCCGCACATGCCAAACTGGGTGCCACGTGGGGCATTTGGGGATAGGGGGCGCCAGCGACCCAAGTCTCGTGGTTGGGCAAGGGACTTGTCCAATCCCATTAGGGTCTCGCCAGCAAAACCTCGATAATCCACGTGGTAAGCGGATTCCGTGGCCTAAGTGGAGATCCACAGGACACTCCAGGAGTCCCGGTAATGGGACTGCCTCCTTTTGCATGCGGCCTCTGGCGATGACTCACTGCCCGCAG
Encoded here:
- the GRK1 gene encoding rhodopsin kinase GRK1, whose product is MRAKLKLAHISKCEHLKDSLDLGFNYICVRQPIGKKLFQQFLEETTEFKAAGNLWLDMEDYGQAEASERPQKAQQSINKYFDSASKDFCSFLEEKAIMRVKEDAKHGHGDLFKESEQHLLKFLEEKAFGKYKESLCFLRFLQFKWLEAESVTDEWFLDFRVLGKGGFGEVCACQMRATGKMYANKRLNKKRLKKRQGYEGAIIEQRILAKVHSRFIVTLAYAFQTKNDLCLVMTLMNGGDLRYHMYNVDEDNPGFEEPRAMFYSAQIICGLEHLHQNRIVYRDLKPENVLLDDAGHVRLSDLGLAIEIPEGQDKTKGFAGTPGFTAPELLKGVEYDYSVDYFTLGVTLYEMIAAKGAFRSRGEKVENKEVTRRILNDPVAYTEKFSADCKACCEGLMAKEPAQRLGFKNNTCSELKNHVFFKKMNWNRLEAGLLEPPFVPDPKVVYAKDISDVGAFSTVKGVALDDSDKAFYDEFSTGNVPIPWQEEMVEMGIFDELNVWGAKGSVPPDLNRNSVPDAPKSGTCSIC